In Rhodocyclaceae bacterium, the sequence CCACCACCCCGAAGTTGTAGGTCGGCACGCCGTCGGCGCGCAGGATCACGAAGTCGTCCAGCTCGTCGTTGGAGAACGAGATCGGCCCCTTCACCAGGTCGTTGAAGGCCACCTCCCCGCCGATCGGGTTCTTCAGGCGCACCACCGGCGGCACGCCTGGCGGCGGCGTACGTGTCGAATCGCGCCAGCGGCCGTCGTAGCGCGGCTTCTCGCCGCGCGAGCGCTGCGCCTCGCGCATCTCGTCGAGCTCCTGCTTCGTCGCGTAGCAGTGGTAAGCATGACCTTCGCGGATCATCCGCTCGGCGATCTCCTGGTAGCGCGCGAGGCGCTGCATCTGGAACGCCGGGCCCTCGTCCCAGTCGATGCCGAGCCACGACAGCCCGTCGAGGATGGCCTGCACCGAGGCCTGAGTGGACCGCTCGAGGTCGGTGTCCTCGATGCGCAGCACGAACTTGCCACCGTGCTTGCGTGCATAGGCCCAGGAGAACAGCGCGGTGCGCGCACCGCCGATATGCAGGTAGCCGGTCGGGCTGGGGGCGAAACGGGTACGGATGGTGGTCATGGTGTGCAGCCTGTGGCGGGTGCCGGTGCCGGGACGGCCCGGCTTCAGTCGACGCGGATCTTCGCGCCGTCGATGACCTTCTTCCAGCGTGCGGTCTCGCTGCGGATGCGCTCCAGGAACTGGGCCTGGGTCGAGCCGACCACCTGCGCGCCCTGGCTCAGGAAGAACTCGCGCACCCGCGGTTGCTTCAGCACCGCGACCGTATCGGCGTGGAGCCGACTCTGGATGTCCTGCGGCACCGCGGCCGGCACCCACATGCCCAGCCATACGACCGCCTCGAAGGCACCCAGGCCCAGTTCGGCCGCGGTCGGGACATCCGGCATCACGGGCGAGCGCGCCGGAGCTGCGATCGCCAGCGCCCGCAGCTTGCCCGCCTTCACCATCGGCAGCGCCGTCACGACCACGTCGAACATCATCGAGATGTGGCCGCCCAGCAGGTCGTTGGTGGCGAAGGCCGAGCCCTTGTAGGGCACGTGCTGCATCCGGATGCCGGTCACCGCCTGCAGCATCTCGCCGGCCAGGTGGTTGTTCGTGCCGTTGCCGTTGGAACCGAAGGTGAGTTCACCCGGCCGCTTCTTCGCCAGCGCGACCAGCTCCTTCAGCGTCTTCACCGGCAGCGCGGCGTTGATCACCAGCACGTTGGGCGTGTTCGCCAGTTCGGTGATCGCAGCGAAGTCCTTCAGCGGGTCGTAACCGGGCTTCGCATAGAGGCTGGGCGCGATGGCATGGGTGCTGACCGAACCGATGGTGAGCGTGTAGCCGTCCGGCGGAGCCTTCGCGCCGACCTCGCTGCCGATGGTGCCGCCCGCACCGGGTCGGTTGTCCACCACCACCGGCTGCCCCCAGGTCTCGGACAGGCGCTGCGCGACCTGGCGCGCAGCGAGATCGGTCACGCCGGCGGTCGGGAAAGGCACGACGATGCGTACGGTCTTCGACGGGTAGCGATCCTGTGCCCATGCGGCGCTGGTCAGCGCCAGCGCCGACAGCAACCCGAGCGCGGCGGTTGCAGCGGCCGTGGCCGTGCGCAGGTGTGAGGTGGGCTTGCGTTGTGACATCGGCGGCGCTCCGGATGATGCGATGCTTTGGGAGTCCGATTCTAGACGATGCGCAGGCACCGGCCGAATGCCGATTGACCCGCGCCCGAGTGGCGTGATTAAATCCGCGTCCCGATTGATTCGGGCGGTTAGCTCAGCGGTAGAGCACTGCCTTCACACGGCAGGGGTCACTGGTTCGATCCCAGTACCGCCCACCAGATCCCCCCGGCTCGCGGTATGGGTCGGATGTTCAGCGCGTTGTCACAGCGCCGCTCGTCCTCAAGGCCACTCGCCAAAAGCAGCGGTACCCAGCGGCCGGTACGGCATGCTCCGCGAACGTCGCCCGACCGCAGCAGCGCACGGGTACGTTCCCGGAACATCGTGCTCAGAACTTCGCCTGCATGCCCAGCGTGAACGTGCGCGGCATTCCGGGTGACACCCAGGTGCTCTGGAACGAGTTCGTGTAGTAGGTGCGGTCGAAAACGTTGTCGACATCGAGCGACAGACGCAGCGTCGGGGTCACGCGCCAGTAGGCGACGATCTTGGCCAGCGCATAGGACGGCAGGTCGAACTCCGGCCTGCCCGCCGTGGCATCGGCCGCCGTACGCGACTGTCCGAGCCGCACACCCGAATAGGTGACGCCGCCGCCGACGCCATAACGCCCGCTGCCGCCGACCAGCCCCTCGCGGACCAGCAGGATGCTGCCATTTATCTTCGGGATGTTGAGGAGCCTGGAGCCCACCTCGAGCGTGTTGTCGCTC encodes:
- a CDS encoding tripartite tricarboxylate transporter substrate binding protein, which codes for MSQRKPTSHLRTATAAATAALGLLSALALTSAAWAQDRYPSKTVRIVVPFPTAGVTDLAARQVAQRLSETWGQPVVVDNRPGAGGTIGSEVGAKAPPDGYTLTIGSVSTHAIAPSLYAKPGYDPLKDFAAITELANTPNVLVINAALPVKTLKELVALAKKRPGELTFGSNGNGTNNHLAGEMLQAVTGIRMQHVPYKGSAFATNDLLGGHISMMFDVVVTALPMVKAGKLRALAIAAPARSPVMPDVPTAAELGLGAFEAVVWLGMWVPAAVPQDIQSRLHADTVAVLKQPRVREFFLSQGAQVVGSTQAQFLERIRSETARWKKVIDGAKIRVD